A segment of the Streptomyces sp. NBC_01235 genome:
CCTCTCCAGGCCCGGCGGGCGCGCCACCCTCCTGCGCCTCGCCGCCACCGCCGACGTGATCATCGAGAACTTCCGTCCCGGCACCCTGGAGAAGTGGGACCTCGGCTGGGAGGAGCTGTCGGCGGCCAACCCCCGCCTGGTCCTCACCCGGGTCACCGCCTTCGGCCAGTTCGGCCCCTACGCGCACCGCCCGGGCTTCGGCACCCTCGCCGAAGCGATGAGCGGTTTCGCCGCGATCACGGGCGAACCGGACGCCTCCCCGACCCTCCCGCCCTTCGGCCTGGCCGACTCCATCGCGGGCCTGGCCACCGCCTACGCCGTCATGACGGCCCTCGCCGCCCGCGAGCGCACCGGCGAGGGCCAGGTCGTCGACATGGCGATCATCGAGCCCATCCTCACCGTCCTCGGCCCCCAGCCCCTCTGGTACGACCAGCTGGGCTACGTCCAGGCCCGCACCGGCAACCGGTCCGCCAACAACGCCCCGCGCAACACCTACCGCACCGCCGACGGAGGCTGGGTCGCCGTCTCGACCTCCGCCCAGTCGGTCGCGGAGCGCGTGCTGTGCCTGGTCGGCCGCCCCGACCTGGTCGACGAGCCCTGGTTCGCGACGGGCGCCGACCGGGCCGCCCACGCCGACGTCCTCGACGAAGCGGTCGGCAGCTGGATCGCCGCCCGCACCCGGACCGACGTCCTGGCCGCCTTCGAGAAGGCGGAGGCGGCGATCGCCCCCGTCCAGGACGTGCGGGACGTGATGACGGACCCCCAGTACCAGGCCCTCGACACGATCACCGCGGTCGACGACCCGGAGCTGGGCCGGATCCGCATGCAGAACGTCCTCTTCCGGCTCTCCTCGACCCCCGGCGCGATCCGCTGGACCGGCCGCCCGCACGGCGCCGACACGGAGCCGGTCCTGACCGAACTGGGCCTGACGCCGGCCGAGCTGACGGCCCTGCGCGCGGAGGGCGCGCTATGACGATCTCCCCGACGACACCCTCTCTGACCTGGTTGTACGCCCCCGGCGACCGCCCGCAGACCGTCACCAAGGCCCTCGCCTGCGGCGCCGACGTCGTCATCATCGACCTGGAGGACGCGGTCGCCCCGGACCGCAAGGAGTACGCCCGCACGGCCACCGCGGAACGCCTGTGTGAGCCCCAGCCGGTCCCGGTCCACGTCCGGGTGAACGCCCTGGACAGCCCCTTCGCCGCGGCGGACCTCCGCAGCTTGGCCGCCCTCCCCGGTGTCTGCGGCCTGCGCCTGCCGAAGGTGACGTCCCCGCACCAGATCAACCGGGTCGCCGAGACCGTGCCCCGGGCAGGCCGTGGAGCCACCCCCCTCCACGCCCTCCTGGAAACAGCCCTCGGCATCGAGCACGCCTACGCCATCGCCTGCGCCCACCCCTCCCTGCGCGGCATCGCCCTCGGCGAGGCGGACCTACGCGCCGACCTGGGCCTGCGCGACGACGCTGGCCTCGACTGGTCCCGCTCCCGTGTCGTCGTCGCCGCCCGGGCCGCGGGCCTGGCGCCCCCGCCCCAGTCGGTCCACCCCGACATCCGTGACCTGGAGGGCCTGGCCACCACCTGCGCCCACGGCCGCACCCTGGGCTTCCTGGGCCGCGCCGCCATCCATCCCCGCCAGCTTCCGATCATCGAACGGGCCTACCTGCCCACCGAACAGGAACTGGAAGAGGCCGAGACGATCGTCAAGGCCGCGGCGCGGGACCAGGGCGCCCAGGCGCTTCCGGACGGACGATTCATCGACGCGGCGGTAGTGGCAGCCGCGCGGCGCACTCTGTCCCTGGCCAGCAGAACCTAGGCCGGTTCCTCCCGCCGCAAGGGCGAGGACCCCACGGCGCGCTCCGGCGGTGCCGAACCCACGGCGACCCACCGCCCCATACGACGAGGGCGCCCGGCAGATCCGGGCGCCCTCGTCGTCGTACGGTCAGCCGTCAGCTCTTCTTACCGGCCGACTCGGCTTCGTCCTTGACCTCGGTCTTCACCTCAGAAGCCTCCGCCTCGGCCGCGCCCTTCGCTCCGGCGCCGCCGTCGTCCTTGACCTCGGACTCATCCTTGACCTTGACCTTGGCCTCGGACTCATCCTTGGCCTTGGCCTCGTCCTTGGCCTTGGCCTCGTCCTTGGCTTTGACCTCGGACTCATCCTTGGTCGCGTCCTCCGACTTGCCCTCGTCCCCGGAGACCTCCTCGGCCTCACCGCCGGAGGCACCTTCACCGCCGGAGGCACCCGGCTCCACGACCGCCTCGCGCCCCGGCCGCTTCTTCGCCGAGACCACGAGGTACGTCACCGCGAGCAGGAACACGACCAGCGCGGTCCAGTCGTTCAGCCTCAGGCCCAGGATGTGGTGGGCGTCGTCGACGCGCATGTACTCGATCCACGCGCGGCCCACGCAGTACGCGGCGACGTACAGCGCGAAGGCCCGCCCGTGCCCCAGCTTGAAGCGCCGGTCGGCCCAGAGGACGAGGAGGGCGACGCCGACGCACCACAGCGACTCGTAGAGGAACGTCGGGTGGTAGTAGCCGGGCACCCGGCCGTCCGCCGAGGACGTGATGTGCAGGGCCCAGGGGAGGTCGGTCTCCTTGCCGTACAGCTCCTGGTTGAACCAGTTGCCCCAGCGGCCGATCGCCTGGGCGAGGGCGATGCCGGGCGCGATGGCGTCGGCGTACGCGGGCAGGGCGATGCCCCGGCGACGACAGCCGATCCACGCGCCCACCGCGCCGAGCGCGATCGCGCCCCAGATGCCGAGGCCGCCCTCCCAGACCTTGAAGGCGTCCACCCAGTCGCGGCCCTCGCTGAAGTACAGCTCGTAGTCCGTGATCACGTGGTAGAGCCGGCCGCCGACCAGCCCGAAGGGCACCGCCCAGACGGCGATGTCGGCCACCGTTCCGGCCTGCCCGCCCCGGGCGACCCAGCGCCTGTTGCCGAGCCAGACCGCGACGAAGACGCCGATGATGATGCAGAACGCGTAGCCGCGCAGCGGAATGGGGCCGAGGTACAGCACCCCGTGCGACGGGCTGGGAATGTAGGCAAGTTCCATGGCAAGGTCGACGCTACCGTGCCGGACCGGGCCGACGGCAGGCAGCCCGGCTACGGCTCCATAACGGGCGGGTGTGAATGGGCCTTACCCCTCGTCACCCTTTGTCGGCCTCCTCCACCATCTGCTTCAGCTTCGCCGGCGTCATCGACTGGTCCGCGTAGATGTTCTTGCCGTTGAACAGCACGGTCGGGGTACCGCCGAAGTGGCCGTTCTGGAAGGCCTGGTTGGACTTCACGACCCAGCTGTTGTGCGTGCCGTCCTCGACACAGGTGCGAAACGCGGGCGTGTCCAGGCCGTCGACCTTGGCCGCGAGCTCGAGGAGCTTGCTGCTCTTGGCGTAGGTGTCCTTCGTTTCCTCCGGCTGGTTCTCGTAGAGAACGTCGTGGTAGGCCTGGAACTTTCCGGCGTCCTGGGCGCAGGCCGCCGCGTTCGCCGCGTCTCGGGAGCCGCTGCCGCCCATGTTGCCGTCGATGAGGGTGGCCAGGTGGTACTCGACCTTGAGCTTTCCGGCGTCCGTCAGCTCGTGGATCGTGGTGCGGTACGCCGACTCGAAGGCCTTGCAGGCCGGGCAGCGGAAGTCCTCCCACACCGTCAGCGTGGACTTCGCGCTCTCCTGGCCGACGGGGACCGTCAGGGCGTCCTTGCCGTTGGCCCCGGAGGGCGCCACGACCGGGCCCGCCTTGTCACTGCTGCCGTCGTCCTTGCCGGAGTTCGCGGCGACGACGCCGATCACCGCCGCCAGGCCCAGGACGCAGATGACGCTCGACGCGACGATCAGCGTCCGTCGCCGCCGTTCCGCCGCCTTCTGCTTCTCTCGCTCGACCGCCAGCCGCTCCCTGGCGGTGCGCTTTCCCGCACGATTCTTCTCGCTCACACCCCCAGAACGAACCGGGGAGGCGCATTGCGCCTCCCCGACCCCAGGTCCACCCGTTCGAGTGACCTGTATGAAATGTCCCGATCCGTTACGCCTGTCCGCGCACGCCCTTGGCCAGCTCGCCCGCGAGCGCGCGCACGGCCTCGACGCCGGCCGCGTCGTCCGGCGCTTCCAGCATCCGCTTGACGAAGGCCGAGCCGACGATCACGCCGTCGGCGAAGCCGGCCACCTCGGCGGCCTGCCTGGCGTCGGAGACGCCGAGGCCGACGCAGACGGGCAGGCCGGTGCCGGTGGCCCGGGTCCGCTCGACCAGGTCATGGGCCTGCGCGCCCACCGACTCACGGGTGCCGGTGACACCCATCAGCGAGGCCGCGTAGACGAAGCCGCTGCCCGCCTCGGTGATCTGCGCGAGCCGCGCGTCCTTGCTGCTCGGCGCCACGACGAAGACCGTCGCGAGGCCGTGCTTCTCGGCGTGCTCCCTCCACAGTGCCGACTCCTGCACCGGCAGGTCGGGCAGGATGCAGCCCGCGCCGCCCGCCTCGGCCAGCTCGGCGGTGAACCGCTCGACGCCGTAGCGGTCGATGGGGTTCCAGTAGGTCATGACGAGGATCGGCTTCCCGGTGGCCTCGAACGCCTCGCGGACCGTGCGCATGACGTCCGCGATGCGCACCCCGCCGCGCAGGGCGATGTCGTCGGCGGTCTGGATGACCGGGCCGTCGAGGACGGGGTCGCTGTGCGGCAGACCCACCTCGACGACGTCGGCGCCGCCGTCGATGACGGCCTTGATCGCCTCGATGCCGCCGTCCACGGTCGGGAACCCGGCCGGAAGGTAGGCGATGAGGGCGGAACGGCCCTCGGCCCTGGCCGCCGCGAGGGTGTCCGACAGCAGCTGAATGTTCCCGCTCACTTGGCGTCCCCCTCGATCTCGGCGGTGCCGGCGGCGCCCGCCGCAACCTCGGCGTCCACGCCGTTGTCGTACAGCCCGAAGTAGCGGGCGGCGGTGTCCATGTCCTTGTCGCCGCGGCCGGACAGGTTGACGATGATCAGCCCGTCCTTGCCGAGCTCCTTGCCGACCTCCAGGGCACCGGCCAGCGCGTGCGCGCTCTCGATGGCCGGGATGATGCCCTCGGTGCGCGACAGCAGACGCAGCGCCTGCATGGCCGCGTCGTCGGTGACCGCGCGGTACTCGCCGCGGCCGGTGTCCTTGAGGTACGAGTGCTCGGGGCCGATGCCCGGATAGTCCAGGCCCGCCGAGATGGAGTACGGCTCGGTGATCTGGCCCTCGTCGTCCTGCAGGACGTAGGAGCGGGAACCGTGCAGGATGCCCGGCTCGCCCGCGGTCAGCGTCGCCGCGTGCTCGCCGGTCTCGATGCCGTGGCCTGCCGGCTCGCAGCCGATCAGCCGGACGGAGGCGTCCGGGATGAAGGCGTGGAAGAGGCCGATGGCGTTGGAGCCACCACCTACGCAGGCGACGGCGGCGTCGGGCAGCCGTCCGGCGCGCTCCAGGATCTGGCGGCGGGCCTCGACGCCGATGACGCGGTGGAAGTCGCGGACCATCGCCGGGAAGGGGTGCGGTCCCGCGACCGTGCCGAACAGGTAGTGGGTGTGGTCGACGTTGGCGACCCAGTCGCGGAACGCCTCGTTGATGGCGTCCTTCAGGGTGCGGCTGCCGGACTTCACGGCCACGACCTCGGCGCCCAGCATGCGCATCCGGGCCACGTTGAGGGCCTGGCGCTGGGTGTCGATCTCGCCCATGTAGATCGTGCACTCGAGCCCGAACAGGGCGCAGGCGGTGGCCGTGGCCACGCCGTGCTGTCCGGCGCCGGTCTCGGCGATCACGCGCGTCTTGCCCATGCGCTTGGTGAGCAGCGCCTGGCCGAGCACGTTGTTGATCTTGTGGGAGCCGGTGTGGTTGAGATCCTCGCGCTTGAGGAACACCCGGGCGCCACCGGCGTGTTCGGCGAACCGCGGCACCTCGGTGAGGGAGCTGGGCCGTCCCGTGTAGTGGACGAGCAGGTCGTCGAGCTCGCGGGCGAACTCGGGGTCGTGCTTGGCCTTGTCGTACTCGACGGCCACCTCGTCGACGGCGGCGACGAGGGCCTCCGGGATGAACTTGCCGCCGAACGCGCCGAAGTAGCCCTCGGTGGTGGGGACTTGGCCCTCGGGGTCGGGGATGAAGAACTCGCTGGGCATGCGGAAACCTCACGGTGAGTTGTGTGAAAACCAATCGCCGTGGGGGCGGAGCTCGTCGGACGGCCTCAGGCCGTGTGTGCCTGGTCGCGCCCGCGCGGCGGCAGCCGCGGATCGGACAGAGCCCCGCGCCCCGTACAGGTCGGCCATCGCATGCCGTTGACCTGCCCGGGTTCGTCCCCGATGACGTACCGCACCCGTCGACCGTGTACGCGCCGTGCGGGCGCGCGGCAGCCACGGGGGCGGCAGCCGCGCGCGAGGCGGGCGTACCGGTCCGTGGCGGTCGCGGGGGTCGTCGGAGTCATCGGGGCAAGCCTAGCGGGAGATCAGCCGCGGCCGTGGCGCAGTGCGGGGTGTTCGCCCGCCGCCACCAGGTCGGCGACCGCCGTCTTGGGGTCGCGGCCCGTCACCAGGGACTCGCCGACCAGCACCGCGTCGGCGCCGGCGTTGGCGTACGCGATGAGGTCGTGCGGGCCCCGGACGCCGGACTCGGCGATCTTGACGATGTGGGCGGGGATCTCGGGGGCGACGCGCTCGAAGGTGCCGCGGTCGACCTCGAGGGTCTTCAGGTTGCGCGCGTTGACACCGATGACCTTGGCGCCCGCGTCGACAGCGCGCTCCACCTCGTCCTCGTCGTGGACCTCGACGAGCGGGGTGAGGCCGATGGAGACGGCGCGCTCGATCAGCGACTCCAGGGCCGACTGCTCGAGGGCTGCCACGATGAGCAGCGCGAGGTCGGCACCGTATGCGCGGGCCTCCCACAGCTGGTACGAGGTGACGATGAAGTCCTTGCGCAGCACGGGGATGTCCACGCGCGCGCGCACCGCTTCGAGGTCGGCCAGCGAGCCGCCGAAGCGGCGCTGTTCGGTGAGGACGGAGATGACGGCCGCGCCGCCCGCCTCGTAGTCGGCGGCCAGGCCGGCGGGGTCGGCGATGGCGGCCAGCGCGCCCTTGGACGGGCTGGAGCGCTTGACCTCGCAGATGACCTTGACGCCGTCGCCGCGGAGGGCGGCCACACCGTCCTTGGCGGCAGGGGCCTTCGCCGCGCGCTCCTTGAGCTCGTCGAGGCTGACGCGCGCCTGCCGCTCCGCGAGGTCGGCACGGACTCCGTCGATGATCTCGTCGAGCACACTCACGCGAGCGGCCCCCTTCCGGCAACCGGTGGAACACGATGGTCACTGTGATGGTATCCGGAGGAAGGCGAAGGCCTCACATCCGGTTGACGGCGGTCCCACTACCTGGACATTCGCCGGTTGATCAAGGATGTAGCCAGCCGCCGAACGGCGTGTTCCGGACAACCGTGAAGACCAGCAGCGACGCGCCCAGTGCCCAGAGCTGCACCGAGGTGAGGTCGACGCGCACGCGGCGTCCGCGCGCCACGCGGACCACCCAGACGGTCCACACCACCGCGAAGCCCAGGTAGGCGGCGACGGCCATCGCGTTGTCCTGGAGGGCGGCCTGGAAGTCCCCGTGCACGAAGGCGTGGGCGCTGCGCAGGCCGCCGCATCCGGGGCAGTACAGGCCCGTGTAGCGCAGGAGCGGGCAGACCGGGTAGTGGCCGGGCTCGTTGGGGTCGACGGTCCCGACGTAGGCGAAGGCGCCGACGACGGCCGCGAGGATCCCGGCGGGCACGGCGAGTCGTCCCAGGGTGGTAGACGTCACCCTCTGGCTGTCGGTGTTCACGCCTCGCATTGTGCCCCGACGGGGCGCCACGCGCGCGTGAGGGGCGGCCGGTTGCGCACCGGCCGCCCCTCACGACGTCGTACGGGACTCAGCCCTCGACGCTCGCCGGCTCGGGGGTCGCCGCGACCCGGTGCACCGGGTGCGCTTCCTTCGGCTGGCCCAGGCCCGCGGCGCGCATGGCGACGCCGACGACACCGCCGAGGACCACGATCGCCATGCCGGCCCAGAAGCCGAGCGGCTCG
Coding sequences within it:
- a CDS encoding CaiB/BaiF CoA transferase family protein, with translation MTEKTDTAETAETTTPLHGLRVLDLATLFAGPLAATMLGDFGAEVIKVEHPTQPDPSRGHGPSKDGVGLWWKLLGRNKRTITLNLSRPGGRATLLRLAATADVIIENFRPGTLEKWDLGWEELSAANPRLVLTRVTAFGQFGPYAHRPGFGTLAEAMSGFAAITGEPDASPTLPPFGLADSIAGLATAYAVMTALAARERTGEGQVVDMAIIEPILTVLGPQPLWYDQLGYVQARTGNRSANNAPRNTYRTADGGWVAVSTSAQSVAERVLCLVGRPDLVDEPWFATGADRAAHADVLDEAVGSWIAARTRTDVLAAFEKAEAAIAPVQDVRDVMTDPQYQALDTITAVDDPELGRIRMQNVLFRLSSTPGAIRWTGRPHGADTEPVLTELGLTPAELTALRAEGAL
- a CDS encoding HpcH/HpaI aldolase/citrate lyase family protein; translation: MTISPTTPSLTWLYAPGDRPQTVTKALACGADVVIIDLEDAVAPDRKEYARTATAERLCEPQPVPVHVRVNALDSPFAAADLRSLAALPGVCGLRLPKVTSPHQINRVAETVPRAGRGATPLHALLETALGIEHAYAIACAHPSLRGIALGEADLRADLGLRDDAGLDWSRSRVVVAARAAGLAPPPQSVHPDIRDLEGLATTCAHGRTLGFLGRAAIHPRQLPIIERAYLPTEQELEEAETIVKAAARDQGAQALPDGRFIDAAVVAAARRTLSLASRT
- the lgt gene encoding prolipoprotein diacylglyceryl transferase — protein: MELAYIPSPSHGVLYLGPIPLRGYAFCIIIGVFVAVWLGNRRWVARGGQAGTVADIAVWAVPFGLVGGRLYHVITDYELYFSEGRDWVDAFKVWEGGLGIWGAIALGAVGAWIGCRRRGIALPAYADAIAPGIALAQAIGRWGNWFNQELYGKETDLPWALHITSSADGRVPGYYHPTFLYESLWCVGVALLVLWADRRFKLGHGRAFALYVAAYCVGRAWIEYMRVDDAHHILGLRLNDWTALVVFLLAVTYLVVSAKKRPGREAVVEPGASGGEGASGGEAEEVSGDEGKSEDATKDESEVKAKDEAKAKDEAKAKDESEAKVKVKDESEVKDDGGAGAKGAAEAEASEVKTEVKDEAESAGKKS
- a CDS encoding DsbA family protein; this translates as MSEKNRAGKRTARERLAVEREKQKAAERRRRTLIVASSVICVLGLAAVIGVVAANSGKDDGSSDKAGPVVAPSGANGKDALTVPVGQESAKSTLTVWEDFRCPACKAFESAYRTTIHELTDAGKLKVEYHLATLIDGNMGGSGSRDAANAAACAQDAGKFQAYHDVLYENQPEETKDTYAKSSKLLELAAKVDGLDTPAFRTCVEDGTHNSWVVKSNQAFQNGHFGGTPTVLFNGKNIYADQSMTPAKLKQMVEEADKG
- the trpA gene encoding tryptophan synthase subunit alpha, which translates into the protein MSGNIQLLSDTLAAARAEGRSALIAYLPAGFPTVDGGIEAIKAVIDGGADVVEVGLPHSDPVLDGPVIQTADDIALRGGVRIADVMRTVREAFEATGKPILVMTYWNPIDRYGVERFTAELAEAGGAGCILPDLPVQESALWREHAEKHGLATVFVVAPSSKDARLAQITEAGSGFVYAASLMGVTGTRESVGAQAHDLVERTRATGTGLPVCVGLGVSDARQAAEVAGFADGVIVGSAFVKRMLEAPDDAAGVEAVRALAGELAKGVRGQA
- the trpB gene encoding tryptophan synthase subunit beta, whose translation is MPSEFFIPDPEGQVPTTEGYFGAFGGKFIPEALVAAVDEVAVEYDKAKHDPEFARELDDLLVHYTGRPSSLTEVPRFAEHAGGARVFLKREDLNHTGSHKINNVLGQALLTKRMGKTRVIAETGAGQHGVATATACALFGLECTIYMGEIDTQRQALNVARMRMLGAEVVAVKSGSRTLKDAINEAFRDWVANVDHTHYLFGTVAGPHPFPAMVRDFHRVIGVEARRQILERAGRLPDAAVACVGGGSNAIGLFHAFIPDASVRLIGCEPAGHGIETGEHAATLTAGEPGILHGSRSYVLQDDEGQITEPYSISAGLDYPGIGPEHSYLKDTGRGEYRAVTDDAAMQALRLLSRTEGIIPAIESAHALAGALEVGKELGKDGLIIVNLSGRGDKDMDTAARYFGLYDNGVDAEVAAGAAGTAEIEGDAK
- the trpM gene encoding tryptophan biosynthesis modulator TrpM produces the protein MTPTTPATATDRYARLARGCRPRGCRAPARRVHGRRVRYVIGDEPGQVNGMRWPTCTGRGALSDPRLPPRGRDQAHTA
- the trpC gene encoding indole-3-glycerol phosphate synthase TrpC; the protein is MSVLDEIIDGVRADLAERQARVSLDELKERAAKAPAAKDGVAALRGDGVKVICEVKRSSPSKGALAAIADPAGLAADYEAGGAAVISVLTEQRRFGGSLADLEAVRARVDIPVLRKDFIVTSYQLWEARAYGADLALLIVAALEQSALESLIERAVSIGLTPLVEVHDEDEVERAVDAGAKVIGVNARNLKTLEVDRGTFERVAPEIPAHIVKIAESGVRGPHDLIAYANAGADAVLVGESLVTGRDPKTAVADLVAAGEHPALRHGRG
- a CDS encoding DUF2752 domain-containing protein; the encoded protein is MRGVNTDSQRVTSTTLGRLAVPAGILAAVVGAFAYVGTVDPNEPGHYPVCPLLRYTGLYCPGCGGLRSAHAFVHGDFQAALQDNAMAVAAYLGFAVVWTVWVVRVARGRRVRVDLTSVQLWALGASLLVFTVVRNTPFGGWLHP
- a CDS encoding HGxxPAAW family protein translates to MAGSSHGHTPAAWTGVTIAFIGFTVAGMFMVMAEPLGFWAGMAIVVLGGVVGVAMRAAGLGQPKEAHPVHRVAATPEPASVEG